One window from the genome of Acuticoccus sp. I52.16.1 encodes:
- a CDS encoding PAS domain-containing sensor histidine kinase produces MLTAWAVTAAASALAGLVVARARHATRAAAGTAHDRSIDDARIALAELALARGALGAARLMPSGDVIACGEVPAAVVAALEAPRAEGPLAAAARQTGRTGQPFRLDIAAEAGPPRLVTGSLEGGHPTLFVEPAPEVCASAPNDAAGRLGALITAAPYPAWVEGEGGATVWSNPSYSRAIGGAAHGGDSLLDANARTQLGAGEAGGPVHQRVQTVVAGERRHLDVSAEMQGGTLAALAVDVTDTVHAMSVQARALESHAATFDLLATAVAIYGPDRRLVFHNAAFQRLFELPGTFLEHAPFEDQVLDRLRAERRLPETADFKAWKRDQLKGYETRESFERWWHLPDGQTLRVVANPGADGGVTYVYENVTQQLALERQYNALSRVQAETIDNLGEGIASFGPDGLLRLANPAFWTLTDVPPVDIGEHVNTIAAKAPDAEAGIWAALTERVTGLTDHRTPTGGRMERATGRTLDYAFSPLPDGSTLATFSDVTDSVNIAKALVDRNNALVEADRLKNAFIEHVSYELRSPLNSIIGFTQLLTRPETGDLSAKQRDYANFVLTSSEALLVIIDGVLDLASIDAGVMELTIAPVDVTATMRQVCDGLKDRIVEAGLDVEVAVADDARVFPGDEMRVRQVLFNLVSNAVTHSPPGASITVASRRDGDYVALSVRDRGPGISEDNAEAVFERFNTSGAHGRRRGVGLGLSLVKSFVELHGGTVSVAPTDGPGAELVVRFPRQQAGVETHLLDAA; encoded by the coding sequence ATGCTGACGGCCTGGGCCGTGACGGCGGCGGCGAGCGCGCTGGCCGGCCTCGTCGTGGCGCGGGCCCGTCATGCCACACGAGCGGCCGCGGGCACCGCCCACGACCGCTCCATCGACGACGCCCGCATCGCCCTCGCCGAGCTGGCACTCGCCCGCGGTGCGCTGGGCGCCGCCCGCCTGATGCCGTCCGGCGACGTGATCGCCTGCGGCGAGGTTCCCGCCGCCGTCGTCGCCGCGCTGGAGGCACCGCGGGCCGAGGGTCCGCTCGCCGCCGCCGCACGGCAGACGGGCCGCACCGGCCAGCCCTTCCGGCTCGACATCGCGGCGGAGGCCGGCCCGCCGCGTCTCGTCACCGGCTCGCTGGAAGGCGGGCACCCCACGCTCTTCGTCGAGCCGGCGCCGGAGGTCTGCGCCAGCGCCCCGAACGACGCCGCCGGCCGCCTCGGCGCCCTCATCACCGCCGCGCCCTACCCCGCGTGGGTCGAGGGCGAGGGCGGCGCGACGGTATGGTCCAATCCCTCCTATTCGCGTGCCATCGGCGGCGCGGCGCACGGCGGCGACTCGCTGCTCGACGCCAACGCCCGCACCCAGCTCGGCGCCGGCGAGGCGGGAGGGCCGGTGCACCAGCGCGTGCAGACCGTCGTCGCCGGCGAGCGCCGCCACCTCGACGTCAGCGCCGAGATGCAAGGGGGCACCCTCGCCGCCCTCGCCGTCGACGTCACCGACACCGTCCACGCGATGAGCGTGCAGGCCCGCGCGCTGGAGAGCCACGCGGCGACGTTCGACCTGCTCGCCACCGCCGTCGCCATCTACGGCCCGGACCGGCGCCTCGTGTTCCACAACGCGGCATTCCAGCGCCTGTTCGAGCTTCCCGGCACCTTCCTCGAACACGCCCCGTTCGAGGACCAGGTGCTCGACCGACTGCGCGCCGAGCGGCGCCTGCCCGAAACCGCCGACTTCAAGGCCTGGAAGCGCGACCAGCTGAAGGGTTACGAGACGCGCGAGAGCTTCGAGCGCTGGTGGCACCTGCCGGACGGGCAGACGCTGCGCGTGGTCGCCAATCCGGGAGCCGACGGGGGCGTCACCTACGTCTACGAAAACGTCACCCAGCAGCTGGCACTGGAGCGGCAGTACAATGCCCTGTCGCGCGTCCAGGCCGAAACGATCGACAATCTCGGCGAGGGGATCGCGAGCTTCGGTCCGGACGGCCTGCTGCGCCTCGCCAATCCCGCCTTCTGGACGCTGACGGACGTCCCTCCGGTCGACATCGGCGAGCACGTCAACACCATCGCGGCCAAGGCGCCCGACGCGGAGGCCGGCATCTGGGCCGCGCTGACCGAGCGCGTCACCGGCCTGACCGACCACCGCACTCCCACCGGCGGCCGCATGGAGCGCGCTACCGGCCGCACGCTCGACTACGCCTTCTCGCCGCTGCCCGACGGGTCGACCCTCGCCACTTTCTCCGACGTGACCGACTCGGTGAACATCGCCAAGGCGCTGGTCGACCGCAACAACGCGCTGGTGGAGGCCGACCGGCTGAAGAACGCCTTCATCGAGCATGTCTCCTACGAGCTGCGCTCGCCGCTCAACTCCATCATCGGCTTCACCCAGCTCCTGACCCGACCGGAGACGGGCGACCTCTCCGCCAAGCAGCGCGACTACGCCAACTTCGTGCTCACCTCGTCCGAGGCGCTCCTCGTCATCATCGACGGTGTCCTCGACCTCGCCTCGATCGACGCGGGGGTGATGGAGCTGACCATCGCCCCGGTCGACGTCACCGCCACCATGCGCCAGGTCTGCGACGGGTTGAAGGACCGCATCGTCGAGGCCGGACTCGACGTGGAAGTCGCCGTCGCCGACGACGCGCGTGTCTTCCCCGGCGACGAGATGCGCGTGCGCCAGGTGCTCTTCAACCTCGTCTCCAACGCCGTCACCCACTCCCCGCCCGGCGCTTCGATCACCGTCGCGTCGCGCCGGGACGGGGACTACGTGGCGCTTTCGGTGCGCGACCGCGGGCCGGGGATCAGCGAGGACAATGCCGAGGCGGTGTTCGAGCGGTTCAACACCTCCGGCGCGCACGGACGGCGCCGCGGTGTCGGGCTCGGCCTGTCGCTGGTCAAGAGCTTCGTCGAGTTGCACGGCGGCACGGTCTCCGTCGCGCCGACCGACGGACCGGGGGCCGAGTTGGTGGTGCGCTTCCCACGGCAGCAGGCGGGCGTCGAGACGCACCTCCTCGACGCCGCGTGA
- the tsaE gene encoding tRNA (adenosine(37)-N6)-threonylcarbamoyltransferase complex ATPase subunit type 1 TsaE yields the protein MTRLAEPPDPDTPVTVAIPIASEDAMLTLGVEIAATLRRGDRVALVGDLGAGKSTLARATLRSLAGDPAFEVPSPTFTIVQDYPELTPPVRHVDLYRVGEGDLAELGLGEGDAAELIEWPREPLPVTVAIAFAADPNARDVTITAPSAWAARLARQRAATAFLARAGWGEARRQPLKTDASTRGYARVTGSATRAVLMDSPVFTPGPGSYPVRARLADGNLGAFLAMGAALRGAGLVAPTAIAVDMTDGFLLMEDFGDDKIAGPDGIYPERYAVAAAALAAFHEAPPELPLAGPPPYRPPMFDADLSAIEVALFPEWYQRAPLDPEYAAMWRAVIEALPRDDDRLALRDFHSPNLMWLSGEEGISRIGFLDYQDAMIAPSAYDMVSLAQDARVDVPDDVEADLVACYLAARPSVDPAQFRRAYHVLGAQRATRVLGVFRRLNDRDGKPQYLAHLPRVRRALAKNLTAEPSLAPLAAWFATHSDVMSA from the coding sequence ATGACCCGCCTCGCGGAGCCGCCCGACCCCGACACCCCCGTCACCGTCGCGATCCCCATCGCCTCCGAGGACGCGATGCTGACCCTCGGCGTGGAGATCGCCGCGACGCTCCGGCGGGGCGACCGCGTCGCCCTCGTCGGCGATCTCGGGGCCGGCAAGTCGACGTTGGCGCGTGCGACGCTGCGCAGCCTCGCCGGCGACCCGGCGTTCGAGGTGCCGAGCCCGACCTTCACCATCGTCCAGGACTACCCCGAGCTGACGCCTCCCGTGCGCCACGTCGACCTCTACCGCGTCGGCGAAGGGGACCTCGCCGAGCTGGGCCTCGGCGAGGGCGACGCCGCGGAGCTGATCGAGTGGCCGCGCGAGCCCCTGCCGGTCACCGTCGCCATCGCCTTCGCCGCCGATCCGAACGCCCGCGACGTGACGATCACGGCGCCGTCCGCCTGGGCCGCCCGCCTCGCCCGCCAGCGCGCGGCAACCGCCTTCCTCGCCCGCGCCGGGTGGGGCGAGGCCCGCCGCCAGCCGCTCAAGACCGACGCATCCACCCGCGGCTACGCACGCGTCACCGGCAGCGCCACGCGCGCCGTGCTGATGGATTCGCCCGTCTTCACGCCCGGCCCCGGCAGCTATCCGGTCCGCGCCCGGCTGGCCGACGGCAATCTCGGCGCCTTCCTCGCGATGGGTGCGGCCCTGCGCGGCGCCGGCCTCGTCGCGCCGACGGCGATTGCCGTCGACATGACCGACGGCTTCCTCCTCATGGAGGATTTCGGTGACGACAAGATCGCCGGGCCGGACGGCATCTACCCCGAGCGCTACGCCGTCGCCGCCGCGGCGCTCGCCGCCTTCCACGAGGCGCCGCCGGAGCTGCCCCTCGCCGGCCCGCCGCCCTACCGGCCGCCGATGTTCGACGCGGACCTCTCGGCGATCGAGGTCGCGCTCTTCCCCGAGTGGTATCAGCGCGCCCCGCTCGACCCCGAGTACGCCGCCATGTGGCGCGCCGTCATCGAGGCCCTGCCGCGCGACGACGACCGTCTGGCCTTACGGGATTTCCACTCCCCCAACCTGATGTGGCTGTCGGGCGAAGAAGGAATTTCGCGGATCGGCTTTCTGGACTATCAGGACGCTATGATCGCACCCAGCGCCTACGACATGGTCTCGCTCGCCCAGGACGCGCGCGTCGACGTGCCCGACGACGTCGAGGCCGACCTCGTCGCGTGCTACCTCGCCGCGCGCCCGTCGGTCGACCCCGCGCAATTCCGCCGCGCCTACCACGTGCTCGGCGCACAGCGGGCGACACGGGTGCTCGGCGTCTTCCGCCGCCTCAACGATCGGGACGGCAAGCCGCAATACCTCGCCCATCTCCCGCGCGTGCGCCGGGCGCTCGCCAAGAACCTCACCGCCGAACCGTCGCTCGCCCCGCTGGCCGCCTGGTTCGCCACCCATTCGGACGTGATGAGCGCATGA
- a CDS encoding nucleotidyltransferase family protein has protein sequence MSGLSAMIFAAGRGTRMRPLTAITPKPLIEVFGKAMIDHVFTRLDDAGVKRYVVNVHYLADMIEVHVRRHAPGAVTISDERKRLLDTGGGLVKALPQLGSDPFIVANSDTFWLEGASPTLKRVIEAFDPERMDAMLVLAPTVTAVGYDGRGDFELGTDGRLTRRRQYTVAPFVYAGCAMISPAALADPPGEVFSLNAIFDRSIANGRLFGVRLDGLWLHVGTPRAIVDAERAIRASAA, from the coding sequence ATGAGCGGTCTCTCTGCGATGATCTTCGCCGCCGGCCGCGGCACGCGCATGCGGCCCTTGACGGCGATCACCCCCAAACCCCTCATCGAGGTGTTCGGCAAGGCGATGATCGACCATGTGTTCACCCGGCTCGACGATGCCGGGGTGAAACGCTACGTCGTCAACGTCCACTACCTCGCCGACATGATCGAGGTGCACGTGCGACGCCACGCGCCGGGCGCGGTGACGATCTCTGACGAACGCAAGCGCCTGCTCGACACCGGCGGCGGGCTCGTCAAGGCACTGCCGCAGCTCGGCTCGGATCCCTTCATCGTCGCCAATTCGGACACCTTCTGGCTGGAGGGCGCGTCACCGACGCTGAAGCGCGTGATCGAAGCGTTCGACCCGGAGCGGATGGACGCGATGCTGGTGCTCGCACCCACCGTGACCGCCGTCGGCTACGACGGGCGGGGCGACTTCGAGCTGGGCACCGACGGGCGCCTGACGCGGCGCCGCCAGTACACCGTGGCGCCGTTCGTCTACGCCGGCTGCGCGATGATCTCGCCCGCCGCGCTGGCCGATCCGCCGGGCGAGGTGTTCTCCCTCAACGCCATCTTCGACCGGTCGATCGCCAACGGCCGCCTGTTCGGCGTGCGGCTCGACGGGTTGTGGCTGCATGTCGGCACGCCGCGAGCCATAGTCGACGCGGAGCGAGCCATCCGCGCCAGCGCGGCGTGA
- a CDS encoding PD-(D/E)XK nuclease family protein: MRVLSVDPCDPFLPTLAARLADGTLWPGGMPDDPLALGDATVYLPTRRAARALATAFLDVAPGAATVLPRIEALGDPEEVPEGRAGVMGQLEARVVLARLIRTWAGAIEPRDPGMRPLVSTSGPDSVRLADDLLALLDQVETQEADWRDLPGLVERTDLAAHWKITTDFLTIATEAWPAHLAAAEKITEAAARRADAEAAARHIAEARGPIVVAGSTGSIPATRRLISAIAESPWGVVVLPGFDRAADPADWGALAEAHDAPGHVQYGMKQLVDTLGIAPEGVARLAPPAPSATPAARTATLAASLRPAAATGAWREDRMNAGVAEAFDGLTMVEAADEREEAAAIAIAMRQSVALGETVALITPHRALARRVTHQLRLWDIRVDDSGGEPLATTPAGVLARLVAATAFGGGAAEWLALLKHAGLAIEAEPGAVAAVERLLRGPRIGPGRMFDAMASKEPAAALAETLRTAYAPLLALSRTASVGTFAAALKTVFEALSDPALGSREPVLAMLTELAERHELTLPAGDWPATFEALIAGIVVRARPIDDAVRILGPLEARLQSFDHAVLGGLNEGTWPAAPDAGPWMSRGMMGAFGIDLPERRIGLSAHDFFTAAHQPRVTLTRARKAAGEPTVASRWWQRLAAFAGDAKKPAYERGAALAAWARMLDERPAVRPAPRPEPKPPVAARPASFSVTEIARLVRDPYAIYARRILGLKPLDPLEQEPDAGNRGELFHDVLARFVGGGHHRAATAADAEDAFRRILDAALRELDFAPEAQALWGARLRYIAPFILEEERKRMDRADTSLVEVAAVTDLPGGPTLNGRIDRIDLGAAGAEIVDYKTGNPPTGKQVKSFLEPQLPLEAVLVRAGAVERVPTDIALTGLTYVALGAGRAPVRWAEVAGEESAALADEARARLTALHMLYQSEDQGYLSRARPMRDSDSGDYDHLARAAEWQNE; the protein is encoded by the coding sequence GTGAGGGTCCTCTCGGTCGACCCCTGCGACCCCTTCCTGCCGACGCTGGCCGCGCGCCTCGCCGATGGGACGCTCTGGCCGGGCGGCATGCCGGACGACCCGCTGGCCCTCGGCGACGCCACCGTCTACCTGCCCACCCGCCGCGCCGCCCGCGCCCTCGCCACCGCCTTCCTCGACGTCGCCCCGGGCGCGGCCACCGTGTTGCCGCGCATCGAAGCGCTCGGCGACCCCGAGGAGGTGCCCGAGGGTCGCGCCGGCGTCATGGGTCAGCTCGAGGCGCGGGTCGTCCTGGCGCGGCTGATCCGCACCTGGGCCGGGGCGATCGAGCCGCGCGATCCGGGGATGCGCCCGCTCGTCTCGACCTCCGGCCCGGACTCGGTGCGCCTCGCCGACGACCTCCTCGCCCTGCTCGACCAGGTGGAGACCCAGGAGGCCGACTGGCGGGATCTGCCGGGGCTGGTGGAGCGGACCGACCTCGCCGCCCACTGGAAGATCACCACCGACTTCCTGACCATCGCCACCGAGGCGTGGCCCGCCCATCTCGCCGCCGCCGAGAAGATCACCGAGGCCGCCGCCCGCCGTGCCGACGCCGAGGCCGCAGCCCGCCATATCGCGGAAGCGCGCGGCCCCATCGTCGTCGCCGGCTCCACCGGGTCGATCCCGGCGACGCGCCGGCTGATCTCTGCGATCGCCGAGAGCCCCTGGGGCGTCGTCGTGCTGCCGGGGTTCGACCGCGCCGCGGACCCGGCCGACTGGGGCGCCCTCGCCGAGGCGCACGACGCGCCCGGCCATGTGCAATACGGCATGAAGCAGCTCGTCGACACGCTGGGGATCGCCCCGGAGGGCGTCGCCCGGCTCGCACCGCCGGCGCCCTCCGCGACGCCCGCCGCCCGCACCGCGACCCTCGCCGCCTCGCTGCGCCCGGCCGCCGCCACCGGCGCCTGGCGCGAGGACCGCATGAACGCCGGCGTCGCCGAAGCGTTCGACGGGCTGACGATGGTCGAGGCGGCGGACGAGCGCGAGGAGGCCGCCGCCATCGCGATCGCCATGCGCCAGTCCGTGGCGCTGGGCGAGACGGTCGCGCTCATCACCCCGCACCGTGCGCTGGCCCGGCGCGTGACGCATCAGCTCCGCCTGTGGGACATCCGGGTCGACGACTCGGGCGGCGAGCCGCTGGCGACGACGCCGGCCGGGGTGCTCGCCCGCCTCGTCGCCGCGACCGCGTTCGGTGGCGGCGCGGCGGAGTGGCTGGCGCTCCTGAAGCACGCGGGCCTCGCGATCGAGGCCGAGCCGGGCGCCGTCGCCGCGGTGGAGCGGCTGCTGCGCGGCCCTCGCATCGGCCCCGGCCGCATGTTCGACGCGATGGCCAGCAAGGAGCCGGCCGCCGCGCTCGCCGAGACCCTGCGCACCGCCTACGCACCGCTCCTCGCGCTGTCCCGGACCGCCAGTGTCGGCACCTTCGCCGCCGCGCTGAAGACCGTGTTCGAGGCGCTCTCGGACCCTGCCCTCGGCTCGCGCGAGCCGGTCCTCGCCATGCTGACCGAGCTGGCCGAGCGGCACGAGCTGACGCTGCCCGCCGGCGACTGGCCGGCGACGTTCGAGGCGCTGATCGCCGGCATCGTCGTCCGCGCGCGACCGATCGACGACGCGGTGCGCATCCTGGGGCCGCTGGAAGCGCGGCTCCAGTCGTTCGACCACGCGGTGCTGGGCGGGCTCAACGAGGGCACCTGGCCCGCCGCGCCCGACGCCGGCCCCTGGATGAGCCGCGGCATGATGGGCGCCTTCGGGATCGACCTGCCGGAGCGCCGCATCGGCCTCTCCGCGCACGACTTCTTCACCGCAGCGCATCAGCCGCGCGTGACGCTGACGCGCGCCCGCAAGGCCGCCGGCGAGCCGACGGTCGCCTCGCGCTGGTGGCAGCGCCTCGCCGCCTTCGCCGGGGATGCCAAAAAGCCCGCCTATGAGCGCGGCGCGGCGCTGGCCGCGTGGGCCCGCATGCTGGACGAGCGCCCCGCCGTGCGCCCGGCCCCGCGGCCCGAGCCCAAGCCGCCGGTCGCCGCCCGTCCGGCATCCTTCTCCGTCACCGAGATCGCTCGGCTGGTGCGCGATCCGTACGCCATCTACGCGCGGCGCATCCTGGGCCTGAAGCCGCTCGATCCGCTGGAGCAGGAGCCCGACGCCGGCAACCGCGGCGAGCTCTTTCACGACGTGCTCGCCCGCTTCGTCGGCGGCGGGCACCATCGCGCGGCCACCGCCGCGGACGCCGAGGACGCCTTCCGCCGCATCCTCGACGCGGCGCTGCGCGAGCTCGACTTCGCGCCCGAAGCGCAGGCCCTCTGGGGCGCGCGGCTGCGCTACATCGCCCCCTTCATCCTGGAGGAGGAGCGCAAGCGCATGGACCGGGCGGACACCTCGCTGGTCGAGGTCGCGGCCGTCACCGACCTTCCCGGCGGGCCGACGCTGAACGGGCGCATCGACCGCATCGACCTCGGCGCCGCGGGGGCCGAGATCGTCGACTACAAAACCGGAAATCCCCCCACCGGAAAGCAGGTCAAGAGCTTCCTGGAGCCGCAGCTTCCGCTGGAGGCGGTACTCGTGCGCGCCGGTGCCGTCGAGCGCGTGCCGACCGACATCGCGCTGACGGGCCTCACCTATGTGGCGCTCGGCGCCGGCCGCGCCCCGGTGCGCTGGGCCGAGGTGGCGGGCGAGGAGAGCGCCGCCCTTGCCGACGAGGCGCGCGCCCGCCTCACCGCGCTCCACATGCTCTACCAGAGCGAGGATCAGGGCTACCTGTCGCGCGCCCGCCCGATGCGCGACAGCGACTCCGGCGACTACGACCACCTCGCCCGCGCCGCCGAGTGGCAGAACGAATGA
- the addA gene encoding double-strand break repair helicase AddA: MSLRVPPEADDAQRRSSDPAASVWVSANAGAGKTYVLSQRVVRLLLSGVAPRTILCLTYTNAAAAEMAQRVYNALAVLAALPDDRLAAHVAKLAPDADPDAAALRARTLFAEALETPGGLKVQTIHAFAAALLRRFPLEANISGSFQVLDDPMREELTDRAIATVLARATLDPGGPVGDLVDAILPHISDFGLAASLKAALGERRRLIRWLGMGASTERLTESLGGALAPPQPGPPLGDDVCRRLADALRTAGVGKASLERIEAALGCPADERDARWAEIFLTAAGEPRKLGGIVPKKVLDGWPELETLVAAEHARLDAVADAERAAASIAATVPLMQLAFMVEEELTAAKRRRGVIDYDEQIETAMNLVRSGTAAAWVRYKLDEGIDHVMVDEAQDTSPPQWQLVEALTGEFFAGQGAKDVHRTLFVVGDEKQSIYSFQGAAPQLFGEKRGHYREAATEAGLTFRAVDLAHSMRSAPQVLSAVDRVFADGPLAASVGAGAGAVRHVAVKDGPGGVDLWPLFYDEEDEKPEAWDAPFDQAPENAGVVKLVRAIADAIEDWTDPRGTGPGGAPPVKPGDIMILTRKRGSFVGLMNRELKLRHIPTAGADRLTITDHIAVQDMVALARALISRDDLSLATVLKSPLFGLSEEALFTVAHGRDGSLMAALAETADPATRAAHATLARWRGMARTLRPFDFFSAVLVGEGRRADFAARLGSEAEDALDAFLDEALAFEGRDVPTLETFLMRLSKTKAELRRVADGTQNAVRVMTAHGSKGLEAKVVFLADVGAQATNPSRSPVVAVPSPAPGYEDVLVYAPSKPYQSAAVRAVLAEKSAAELAEHYRLLYVAMTRAEQHLVVCGAYGKKKPAEGMWHEVVQAALGADAATATMPSGEGLAWRNPAPGTPPEPEAPRPETPPPPRPAWLTAPATIAHAAPEPLVPSAAEHLAAVGDIAVERRPLDAVSFGTILHRLLERDEPVEAMLARIAEAHPRLAPEDAAAIAREAKAVHALPALSGPARHEVDVMGDVTVDGAVRRASGRIDRLQLSPGAVLIVDYKTDRIVPRRPADAPLAYRRQLAIYAALVRQMLPDRAVSTAIVWTASATMMEMDGVLPAVGMAPTA; this comes from the coding sequence ATGAGCCTGCGCGTCCCCCCCGAAGCCGACGACGCGCAGCGCCGCTCGTCCGACCCTGCCGCCTCCGTCTGGGTCTCGGCCAACGCCGGGGCGGGCAAGACCTACGTCTTGTCCCAACGCGTGGTACGCCTGCTCCTCTCGGGCGTCGCGCCGCGCACCATCTTGTGCCTCACCTACACCAACGCCGCGGCGGCCGAGATGGCGCAGCGCGTCTACAATGCGCTGGCGGTGCTGGCAGCGCTGCCGGACGACCGCCTCGCCGCGCACGTCGCCAAGCTCGCGCCGGACGCCGATCCCGACGCGGCGGCGCTGCGGGCGCGCACCCTCTTCGCCGAGGCGTTGGAGACGCCCGGCGGCCTCAAAGTCCAGACGATCCACGCCTTCGCGGCGGCACTCCTACGGCGCTTCCCGCTGGAGGCCAACATCTCCGGCTCGTTCCAGGTGCTCGACGACCCGATGCGCGAGGAGCTGACCGACCGCGCCATCGCCACCGTCCTCGCCCGCGCGACGCTCGACCCCGGCGGCCCGGTCGGCGACCTCGTCGACGCGATCCTGCCGCACATCTCCGACTTCGGCCTCGCCGCGAGCCTCAAGGCCGCGCTCGGCGAACGGCGCCGGCTGATCCGCTGGCTCGGCATGGGCGCCTCGACCGAGCGGCTGACGGAGAGCCTCGGCGGCGCCCTCGCCCCGCCCCAGCCGGGCCCGCCGCTGGGCGACGACGTCTGCCGCCGCCTCGCCGACGCGCTGCGGACCGCCGGCGTCGGCAAGGCGTCGCTGGAGCGGATCGAGGCGGCACTCGGTTGCCCCGCGGACGAGCGCGACGCCCGCTGGGCCGAGATTTTCCTCACCGCCGCCGGCGAGCCGCGCAAGCTGGGCGGCATCGTGCCGAAGAAGGTGCTGGACGGCTGGCCGGAGCTGGAGACCCTCGTCGCCGCCGAGCACGCGCGGCTCGACGCCGTCGCCGATGCCGAACGCGCCGCCGCCTCCATCGCCGCCACCGTGCCGCTGATGCAGCTCGCCTTCATGGTCGAGGAGGAGCTGACCGCCGCCAAGCGCCGCCGCGGCGTGATCGACTACGACGAGCAGATCGAGACCGCGATGAACCTGGTGCGCTCCGGCACCGCCGCCGCCTGGGTGCGCTACAAGCTCGACGAGGGGATCGACCACGTGATGGTCGACGAGGCGCAGGACACCTCCCCGCCGCAGTGGCAGCTCGTCGAAGCGCTGACGGGCGAGTTCTTCGCCGGCCAGGGCGCCAAGGACGTTCACCGCACGCTCTTCGTCGTGGGTGACGAGAAGCAGTCGATCTACTCCTTCCAGGGCGCCGCACCGCAACTCTTCGGCGAGAAGCGCGGCCACTACCGTGAGGCGGCGACCGAGGCGGGGCTCACCTTCCGCGCGGTCGACCTCGCCCACTCGATGCGCTCCGCCCCGCAGGTCCTCTCGGCGGTGGACCGCGTCTTCGCGGACGGGCCTCTCGCCGCCTCGGTCGGCGCCGGCGCCGGTGCGGTGCGCCACGTCGCCGTGAAAGACGGGCCCGGCGGGGTCGACCTCTGGCCCCTCTTCTACGACGAGGAGGACGAGAAGCCCGAGGCTTGGGACGCCCCGTTCGACCAGGCCCCGGAGAACGCCGGCGTCGTCAAGCTGGTGCGTGCCATCGCCGATGCGATCGAGGACTGGACCGACCCGCGCGGCACCGGCCCCGGCGGCGCGCCCCCGGTGAAGCCGGGCGACATCATGATCCTGACGCGAAAGCGCGGCAGCTTCGTCGGCCTGATGAACCGCGAGCTGAAGCTGCGGCACATCCCCACCGCCGGCGCCGACCGGCTGACCATCACCGACCATATCGCAGTGCAGGACATGGTCGCGCTCGCCCGCGCGCTGATCTCGCGCGACGACCTCTCGCTGGCGACCGTCCTGAAAAGCCCGCTCTTCGGCCTTTCCGAGGAGGCGCTTTTCACCGTCGCCCACGGCCGGGACGGGTCGCTGATGGCAGCGCTCGCGGAGACCGCCGACCCGGCCACCCGCGCCGCGCACGCCACGCTCGCCCGCTGGCGCGGCATGGCGCGCACGCTGCGCCCGTTCGATTTCTTCTCCGCCGTGCTCGTCGGCGAGGGGCGCCGGGCCGACTTCGCCGCCCGCCTCGGCTCGGAGGCCGAAGACGCCCTCGACGCCTTCCTCGACGAGGCGCTCGCCTTCGAGGGGCGGGACGTTCCCACGCTCGAAACCTTCCTGATGCGCCTGTCGAAGACCAAGGCGGAGCTGCGCCGCGTCGCCGACGGCACGCAGAACGCGGTGCGGGTGATGACCGCGCACGGCTCCAAGGGACTGGAGGCGAAGGTCGTCTTCCTCGCCGATGTCGGCGCGCAGGCGACCAACCCCAGCCGCAGCCCGGTGGTCGCCGTCCCCTCCCCGGCACCGGGCTACGAGGACGTCCTCGTCTACGCCCCGTCCAAGCCGTACCAGAGCGCGGCGGTGCGGGCGGTGCTGGCGGAAAAATCCGCCGCCGAACTCGCCGAGCACTACCGCCTCCTGTACGTCGCGATGACGCGGGCCGAGCAGCACCTCGTCGTCTGCGGGGCCTACGGCAAGAAGAAGCCCGCCGAGGGGATGTGGCACGAGGTGGTCCAGGCCGCCCTCGGCGCCGACGCGGCGACCGCCACGATGCCGAGCGGCGAGGGTCTCGCCTGGCGCAACCCCGCCCCCGGCACCCCGCCCGAGCCGGAGGCGCCGCGCCCCGAGACCCCGCCACCGCCGAGGCCCGCGTGGCTGACCGCCCCGGCCACCATCGCGCACGCGGCGCCCGAGCCGCTGGTGCCCTCGGCCGCCGAGCACCTCGCCGCCGTGGGCGACATCGCGGTCGAGCGGCGGCCGCTCGACGCGGTCTCGTTCGGCACGATCCTGCACCGCCTGCTGGAGCGCGACGAGCCGGTCGAGGCGATGCTCGCGCGCATCGCCGAGGCGCACCCGCGGCTGGCGCCCGAAGATGCCGCCGCCATCGCCCGCGAGGCGAAGGCCGTCCACGCCCTCCCCGCCCTGTCCGGACCGGCGCGCCACGAGGTCGACGTGATGGGCGACGTCACCGTCGACGGGGCGGTGCGGCGGGCCAGCGGGCGGATCGATCGCCTGCAATTATCCCCCGGCGCGGTGTTGATTGTGGATTACAAGACCGACCGCATCGTCCCCCGCCGGCCCGCCGACGCACCGCTCGCCTACCGCCGCCAGCTCGCCATTTATGCCGCGCTGGTGCGGCAGATGCTGCCGGATCGCGCCGTTTCGACCGCCATAGTGTGGACCGCCAGCGCCACAATGATGGAGATGGACGGGGTGCTGCCCGCTGTCGGCATGGCGCCCACTGCTTGA
- the trxA gene encoding thioredoxin TrxA translates to MSSTAVTDATFDSDVIKSDEPVVVDFWAEWCGPCKMISPALEEIAAEMDGKVKIAKMNVDENQDTVMKYGIRSIPTLIMFKNGEPAATQVGAAPKGKLVDWIKSSI, encoded by the coding sequence ATGTCCTCCACAGCGGTCACGGACGCGACCTTCGACAGCGACGTCATCAAGAGCGACGAGCCCGTCGTCGTCGACTTTTGGGCGGAGTGGTGCGGTCCCTGCAAAATGATCTCCCCGGCGCTCGAAGAGATTGCCGCCGAGATGGACGGCAAGGTGAAAATCGCAAAAATGAACGTGGACGAGAACCAGGACACCGTCATGAAGTACGGCATCCGCTCGATCCCCACGCTCATCATGTTCAAGAACGGCGAGCCCGCGGCCACCCAGGTGGGTGCCGCCCCGAAGGGTAAGCTCGTCGATTGGATCAAGTCCTCGATCTAA